The Raphanus sativus cultivar WK10039 chromosome 6, ASM80110v3, whole genome shotgun sequence sequence TTATTGGTTCGGAGTTGCGTCTTCTCTGGTTTTGGGCAGAGTTGTCTTCAACTGCTACTTTTTGAGACGTTGGCGTGAGTTTTCCTGCTCGGTTGGCTTTAACTGACTGAGATCCTACTAATTGCGCATCCTCCATGAGGTAACTGTCAAGAAACCGGTTCTCCCATGGACGAACAACCATCCATCTTTCCAACCAGTTCCATCCCCAGTTGTTTTTGTCAGGTTGAAAGCCATTGTACGCCGCAGATAACTGCCTAGTCCATGCTTGCCACTACAAGAGAGCAACTTATATGTAAGAGAAAGAAATATCCTCTTAAAGCCACAAAGAAACAACAGCACCGGAAACTATCAAAAGGGTTGAGACTTGATATAAggtaaagaagataaaaaaaataaagaaagaaaatatctATCATAGTGTTTGATTGAAGATTAGTCCCATGAGAATGAGACAGACTATTCAGGCATGTTATGAGTaaactcaaaacaaatatttcttaATAGCATAGAGGTTGTGAAGTAAACCTGGTGAGTCAAAGCATAAGCCATAGCCCTCTCACGCTTGGCTGCAGCTTCCTGCCTCTTTATCAGCTTTGCTTGGATTTGTTCAACAGAACCAATGCTATCGCACCAACCTTCCTGAGagttgaagatgatgataacACACAGTTAACATGACCGTAGTTCTTCTCAAGAAAAATAACTGAGACAAGTGAGTGACATGTCACCTCAATTTCTCGAACTCGGGCTTCATCTGCTAGCTGTTGCTCTAGTTTCTGACGCGTTTCACTCTCCAAGGCGAGGCGAACACGTCTTGCCCGTACACGAGCCTGGACTCTCACTAACGCTTGCATGCACCGAAGCGTCGCAGCTGCTTGTTTCCTCACCGCATGTCCTCTAACAAGGGCTTGAAGTCTACCCAATCCCTTCAACGCTCGTAAAGCCCTTCTAGCCTGAGAACTCAGTTCAGTCAAAAAGCCATAGATAGTAGAAGTGAAAAGCATAATAGCACACAAACGAGGCGAAAACATATACCCAGAAAGCCTCGAAAAGCTGTTTGAATGCGTGTTGCAGCATAATGTGACTTCCTTTGCTCTTCATAGGATTGTAGTGAAGTTGAAGTAGAGACTCCAGTATCATCTATCACACTATGCGCATATGAATCTTCAAATCCATCTTCATGAAGCTGCTTCTCAGCGTCTAAATCAACTGAATGTTTTCTCCTAAACCGGCTTTTGCTTGCAACCTTCACCTTAACCAATT is a genomic window containing:
- the LOC108811505 gene encoding protein IQ-DOMAIN 5-like, giving the protein MGASGRWIKALVSFNKSMSSNKDDQVKVASKSRFRRKHSVDLDAEKQLHEDGFEDSYAHSVIDDTGVSTSTSLQSYEEQRKSHYAATRIQTAFRGFLARRALRALKGLGRLQALVRGHAVRKQAAATLRCMQALVRVQARVRARRVRLALESETRQKLEQQLADEARVREIEEGWCDSIGSVEQIQAKLIKRQEAAAKRERAMAYALTHQWQAWTRQLSAAYNGFQPDKNNWGWNWLERWMVVRPWENRFLDSYLMEDAQLVGSQSVKANRAGKLTPTSQKVAVEDNSAQNQRRRNSEPIKQRLA